A region from the Wansuia hejianensis genome encodes:
- a CDS encoding DegV family protein: MSDYVITCCSTADMAPEFFEERGIPYACFHFTMDGKEYPDDMGKSMALDEFYRRISAGATPVTSQVNEEDYMKLFEPFLIQGKDVLHITLSSGISGTYNAASIAKQRLEEKYPERKVTLVDSLGASSGYGMLVTIAKDHQDAGMSYGKNVEELEKIKLHIHHWFFSTDLSSYFRGGRISRTSAIFGTVLNICPLLNMNTEGKLIPRKKYRGKKRVMEEIVKRMEEHAEGGHNYSGKCYLSQSACYKDAREVADVIEERFPALRGKIIINNVGTVIGSHTGPGTVALFFLGDMREK, encoded by the coding sequence ATGTCAGATTATGTGATTACCTGTTGTTCAACTGCAGATATGGCCCCAGAATTCTTTGAAGAGCGGGGGATTCCCTATGCCTGTTTTCATTTTACCATGGATGGCAAGGAGTATCCGGACGATATGGGGAAATCAATGGCACTGGATGAATTCTACAGAAGAATATCGGCAGGGGCCACGCCGGTCACTTCCCAGGTGAATGAAGAAGATTATATGAAGCTGTTTGAACCATTCCTGATCCAGGGTAAGGATGTGCTCCACATCACGCTTTCCAGCGGAATCTCCGGAACCTATAATGCGGCCAGCATTGCGAAGCAGCGTCTGGAAGAGAAATATCCGGAGAGGAAGGTAACTCTCGTGGATTCACTGGGTGCCTCATCGGGTTATGGGATGCTGGTAACCATAGCGAAGGATCATCAGGACGCCGGGATGTCCTACGGGAAGAATGTGGAAGAGCTGGAGAAAATCAAGCTCCATATTCATCATTGGTTTTTTTCCACGGATCTGAGCAGCTATTTCCGTGGAGGGAGGATCTCAAGAACTTCAGCGATTTTCGGTACAGTTCTGAATATTTGCCCTCTGTTGAACATGAATACGGAAGGAAAGCTGATTCCCAGGAAGAAATACCGCGGGAAAAAGCGAGTGATGGAAGAGATTGTGAAGCGCATGGAAGAACATGCGGAGGGCGGTCATAATTACTCGGGAAAGTGTTATCTGTCACAGTCGGCATGCTATAAAGACGCCCGGGAGGTAGCGGATGTGATTGAAGAACGTTTTCCAGCGCTCAGAGGGAAAATTATCATCAACAATGTAGGAACGGTGATCGGTTCCCATACGGGGCCGGGGACGGTTGCGTTGTTCTTCCTGGGCGATATGCGGGAAAAATAA
- a CDS encoding TM7S3/TM198-like domain-containing protein, whose amino-acid sequence MLDVLNDFMTKFGQVAVVFSVAFALLQCFLGYRLLKVWVTVIGFLVGFALGFGISSVLIKGEAYLPAVIGLVAGILLGLIAFKLYLAGVFVFCGFIAFAAVRTIPLPDEQVWNIVLMVLAVAAFVVAGILAVKFSRPCIIAITAVSGAFNAVHSLKTPIPVLGSNYALGLVVTLVIAALGIAVQFATTKEVSRRRR is encoded by the coding sequence GTGCTTGACGTGTTAAATGATTTTATGACTAAATTCGGCCAGGTTGCGGTAGTGTTTTCTGTAGCGTTTGCTCTTCTGCAATGCTTTTTGGGCTATCGCCTGCTGAAGGTATGGGTTACCGTGATCGGTTTCCTGGTGGGATTTGCGCTCGGATTCGGCATATCCTCAGTGCTGATCAAAGGAGAAGCATATCTTCCCGCGGTAATCGGACTTGTGGCAGGTATTTTGCTTGGGCTGATTGCTTTCAAGCTCTATCTTGCGGGAGTGTTTGTTTTCTGTGGTTTTATCGCTTTTGCAGCGGTTAGGACGATTCCCCTTCCCGATGAACAGGTATGGAATATCGTACTGATGGTATTGGCAGTGGCTGCGTTTGTGGTGGCTGGAATACTGGCGGTAAAATTTTCGAGGCCCTGTATTATTGCTATTACGGCGGTCAGCGGCGCTTTCAATGCCGTTCATTCCCTGAAGACGCCCATACCGGTTCTGGGTTCCAATTATGCGCTGGGTCTTGTGGTGACGCTTGTGATTGCTGCCCTGGGAATAGCCGTGCAATTTGCGACGACGAAAGAAGTGAGCAGGAGAAGAAGATAA
- a CDS encoding response regulator transcription factor, translating into MRVVVVDDDPLITMALKTILEADPEVEVCAEGSSGLEGVKLYRQERPDVLLMDIRMKEMNGLEASARILREFPEARILLLTTFLDDEYIIRAIRTGARGYLLKQDYGSILPSLRAVCTGQTVFGNEITAKIPDLLKKKGNFNYEVHGLLEREYQLICLVAEGLSNREIAEQMYLSEGTVRNYLSSILDKLELRDRTQLAIFYYRNLP; encoded by the coding sequence ATGAGAGTAGTAGTGGTAGATGATGATCCGCTGATTACCATGGCGTTGAAGACAATACTGGAAGCAGACCCGGAGGTGGAGGTCTGCGCAGAAGGGAGCAGCGGCCTGGAGGGTGTGAAGCTGTACCGGCAGGAACGTCCGGATGTGCTGCTGATGGATATACGGATGAAGGAAATGAATGGTCTGGAAGCTTCAGCCAGGATTCTCAGGGAGTTTCCGGAGGCCCGGATTTTACTGCTGACCACATTCCTGGACGATGAATATATTATCCGGGCAATCAGGACCGGCGCCAGAGGATATCTGCTGAAACAGGACTATGGAAGTATTCTGCCGTCTCTTCGGGCTGTGTGCACCGGTCAGACGGTGTTTGGCAATGAGATTACGGCTAAGATACCGGATCTTTTGAAAAAAAAGGGAAATTTTAATTATGAAGTCCATGGGCTTCTGGAGCGGGAGTATCAGCTGATCTGCCTGGTTGCGGAAGGTTTGTCTAACCGGGAAATTGCAGAGCAGATGTATCTAAGCGAAGGTACGGTCAGGAATTATCTCAGCAGTATCCTGGACAAACTGGAGCTTAGGGACCGGACGCAGCTGGCAATCTTTTATTACAGGAATTTGCCCTGA
- a CDS encoding sensor histidine kinase codes for MRRLADKGFLTIYGIAAVLFVPVTPVYVTGFFWAVAVSACAAFLEKRTAAAVLLGGYCAGAVIWPGMVCFLPLISYDILRWRLYLLLVLVAPAMAQSGGAGIEMIIFLLLGIGAAMLLEVKSTQLEIKEEKLKKIRDDSAERNLLLKEKNKELLEKQDYEIYTATLRERNRIAREIHDNVGHLLSRTILITGALKAVNKDATVGEPLAQLENSLNQAMDSVRKSVHDIHDDSVDLQKAVEGLILEFQFCRVGLEYDMDMDVPRTVKYCLLSILKEALVNVAKHSDATEVHVLMREHPALYQMKIQDNGSGAGIAEKTGGIGLLNMKERVKALDGNIQISRDHGFGIFITIPKEG; via the coding sequence ATGAGAAGGTTGGCGGATAAGGGGTTTTTAACCATATATGGAATAGCGGCCGTTTTATTTGTGCCGGTAACGCCGGTGTATGTCACGGGGTTTTTTTGGGCTGTGGCTGTGTCGGCCTGTGCGGCGTTTCTGGAAAAGCGGACGGCGGCGGCGGTATTGTTGGGTGGTTATTGCGCGGGTGCGGTTATCTGGCCGGGTATGGTATGTTTTTTACCGCTGATCTCTTACGATATTTTGAGATGGAGGCTGTATCTATTGCTGGTTCTGGTTGCGCCGGCTATGGCCCAGAGCGGCGGTGCGGGCATAGAAATGATCATATTCCTGCTGCTGGGAATTGGAGCTGCAATGCTGCTGGAGGTGAAAAGCACGCAGTTGGAAATAAAGGAAGAGAAGCTAAAGAAAATCCGGGATGACAGTGCAGAGAGGAACCTGCTTCTGAAAGAGAAGAATAAAGAACTGCTTGAGAAACAGGATTATGAGATTTATACGGCTACCTTAAGGGAGCGTAACCGGATCGCCAGAGAGATTCATGATAATGTGGGTCACCTGTTGTCGAGGACGATATTGATAACAGGCGCGCTGAAGGCAGTGAATAAGGATGCGACGGTGGGGGAGCCTTTGGCTCAGCTTGAGAATTCTCTTAACCAGGCCATGGACAGCGTCAGAAAAAGTGTTCACGATATCCATGATGATTCTGTAGATCTACAGAAGGCAGTGGAAGGGTTGATCCTGGAATTTCAGTTCTGCCGGGTGGGGCTGGAATATGATATGGATATGGACGTCCCGAGAACGGTTAAGTATTGTTTATTGTCAATTCTGAAGGAGGCTCTGGTTAATGTGGCCAAGCACAGCGATGCTACAGAAGTGCATGTGCTGATGCGGGAGCATCCGGCGCTTTATCAGATGAAGATACAGGATAATGGCTCCGGAGCCGGGATAGCTGAGAAAACAGGAGGAATAGGGCTTTTAAACATGAAGGAGCGGGTAAAGGCCCTGGATGGAAACATTCAGATTAGCAGAGACCACGGCTTCGGAATATTTATAACTATACCGAAAGAGGGGTAA
- a CDS encoding ABC transporter ATP-binding protein, translating into MIKIENLVKRYGDLLALDHLNLQIKEGEIFGLLGPNGSGKTTALNCLLALLKYDKGTIEVFGKPMTPASYESKRQIGVVLQNVAVFEQMSVYENIDYFCSLYVTDKEKRKALVEEAITFAGLEDFRKKRPKQLSGGLLRRLNIACGIAHKPRLIILDEPTVAVDPQSRNRILEGIQELNRQGSTIIYTTHYMEEVEQICTRIAILDHGRCIASGTSEELKSMIKTGETVTIEAVALREEQLSEIRALPHVFSLTYNDQTLKISLSSAHHNFVRILHYLESQEVTFGRVFSELPTLNDVFLEITGKELRD; encoded by the coding sequence ATGATTAAAATCGAAAATCTGGTGAAGCGCTACGGCGATCTGCTGGCGCTGGACCATCTGAACCTGCAGATCAAGGAAGGGGAAATCTTCGGACTTCTCGGCCCCAACGGTTCCGGAAAAACTACGGCTCTGAACTGCCTGCTGGCCCTTCTGAAATATGATAAAGGCACCATCGAGGTCTTTGGCAAACCCATGACCCCGGCCTCTTACGAATCGAAAAGGCAGATTGGCGTAGTGCTTCAGAATGTGGCAGTCTTTGAACAGATGTCTGTTTATGAAAATATAGATTATTTCTGCAGTCTTTATGTAACAGACAAGGAAAAGCGGAAGGCGCTGGTAGAAGAAGCCATTACTTTTGCAGGTCTGGAAGATTTCCGGAAAAAACGGCCGAAACAACTGTCAGGTGGTCTTCTCCGGAGACTGAACATTGCCTGCGGCATCGCCCACAAGCCCAGGCTGATTATTCTGGATGAACCGACCGTAGCTGTCGACCCCCAGAGCCGGAACCGCATCCTGGAGGGTATTCAGGAATTAAACCGTCAGGGCTCTACAATCATTTACACCACCCACTATATGGAAGAGGTAGAGCAGATCTGCACGAGAATCGCAATCCTGGACCACGGCCGCTGCATTGCCTCCGGCACGAGCGAAGAATTAAAATCTATGATTAAAACCGGGGAAACTGTAACGATTGAGGCCGTTGCACTGCGAGAGGAACAGCTTTCAGAAATCCGGGCCCTGCCGCATGTGTTTTCCCTCACTTATAATGATCAGACGCTGAAAATCAGCCTCAGCAGCGCTCACCACAATTTTGTCAGGATTCTTCATTATCTGGAATCACAGGAAGTTACCTTCGGAAGAGTCTTTTCGGAATTGCCCACATTAAACGACGTCTTCCTGGAAATCACAGGAAAAGAGCTGAGGGATTAG
- a CDS encoding ABC transporter permease: MANLFKYRFIQTLREKGNMFWGLAFPIILGTFFYFAFGSLGTETWNNIPVAVVEASSNEAFSQYMDALDGDLLDITCMSEQEAENALQEGTVIGIFYEETEPSLTVAANGMEETMLSSLMDSYAKNASMIADILQTHPENLQTALSELSDYSSFTENSSLGGRTYDNVLDYFFALIAMGCFYGSFLGISLANENMANMSPLGARRSSAPVSKLKLVAVDMGTGFLIHFINVVLLLCYLNFVLKIDFSGNWGGMLLICLLGTLTGVSFGIAVGCAGRLKAGMKTFLAVVCPLITCFLAGLMFGNIKQLIEQTCPVINRINPATLISDAFYYLIVYNDFGKLAVNLITLAVISLGLASLAFFSMRRERYDSI, translated from the coding sequence ATGGCTAATTTATTTAAGTACCGTTTTATTCAGACCCTGCGCGAAAAAGGGAACATGTTCTGGGGCCTGGCTTTTCCCATTATCCTGGGCACTTTTTTCTATTTCGCCTTCGGGAGCCTGGGAACGGAAACCTGGAATAACATCCCGGTGGCGGTTGTTGAAGCTTCCAGCAATGAGGCCTTTTCCCAGTATATGGACGCTCTGGACGGCGACCTTCTGGACATTACCTGCATGTCGGAGCAGGAGGCAGAAAACGCACTGCAGGAAGGCACCGTCATCGGCATCTTTTATGAAGAAACAGAACCCTCTCTGACTGTGGCGGCCAATGGGATGGAAGAAACGATGCTTTCTTCTCTCATGGATTCCTATGCCAAAAATGCTTCTATGATTGCTGACATCTTGCAGACGCATCCTGAAAATCTCCAAACTGCCTTGTCCGAATTGTCAGACTATTCTTCCTTTACAGAAAACTCCTCTTTGGGAGGCCGGACCTATGACAATGTTCTGGATTACTTTTTCGCCCTGATCGCTATGGGCTGTTTCTACGGATCTTTTTTGGGAATTTCTCTCGCTAACGAAAATATGGCCAACATGTCCCCACTGGGCGCCCGACGGAGCAGCGCGCCTGTCAGCAAGCTGAAATTGGTGGCTGTAGACATGGGAACCGGCTTCCTGATCCATTTTATCAATGTGGTTCTGCTGCTCTGTTACCTGAATTTTGTCCTGAAAATCGATTTTTCCGGGAACTGGGGCGGTATGCTGCTGATCTGCCTCCTGGGCACCCTAACAGGTGTGTCCTTTGGAATCGCTGTTGGCTGTGCCGGAAGGCTGAAAGCAGGAATGAAAACATTTCTGGCAGTCGTCTGCCCGCTGATCACCTGCTTCCTGGCCGGCCTGATGTTCGGCAATATCAAACAGCTCATAGAACAGACCTGTCCAGTCATCAACCGCATTAATCCGGCCACACTGATCAGCGACGCCTTTTACTATCTGATCGTCTACAATGACTTCGGCAAGCTGGCCGTCAACCTGATCACACTGGCTGTCATCAGTCTGGGGCTGGCCTCACTGGCCTTCTTCAGCATGAGGAGGGAACGCTATGACAGTATTTAA
- a CDS encoding ABC transporter permease: MTVFKGYLKIIKQNLTYMISWIFIFLIITLMMDSFTSDAQKGIFRAESVDIAVVDLDSSTLSQGLIDYLSLHNQVTLTDGDQEKLTAALYYRTYAYVLTIPEGFGSSFPDGGETLKATKVPGSTEGYYLDTQTDSFLNQVRVYQAAGFDRPEAIEKALALSETEAPVTLKDSSGNGGEMPGYAYLFRFLPYLYISVLCYCVSYILTAFNNREIHRRMMASAISPASQNFQGIMAFLFLFMVFWGISMLLPLIAGYRSFYTGGHILLYLANSLLMLAVAASIAFLVGHLIRGDNAINGITNILSLGMSFLCGVFVPLEFLSDGVKKVSQFLPVYWYETTNDLLGSHNTLSAEMQNTVFQGFLIQAAFALACFCLTLAVGKLKAQEN, encoded by the coding sequence ATGACAGTATTTAAAGGTTATCTTAAAATTATAAAGCAAAATCTGACCTATATGATTTCCTGGATTTTCATTTTTCTCATCATCACTCTGATGATGGACTCCTTTACCAGTGATGCACAGAAGGGGATCTTCAGGGCAGAAAGCGTAGATATCGCCGTCGTAGACCTGGACAGCAGCACCCTGTCCCAGGGCCTGATAGATTACTTATCGCTCCACAACCAGGTCACTCTCACCGACGGCGACCAGGAGAAGCTCACCGCCGCCCTTTACTACCGGACCTATGCCTATGTGCTGACCATCCCGGAAGGATTCGGCAGCTCTTTCCCCGATGGCGGTGAGACATTAAAGGCCACAAAGGTCCCGGGTTCTACAGAAGGCTACTATCTGGACACACAGACCGATTCTTTTTTAAACCAGGTCCGGGTCTATCAGGCTGCCGGCTTCGATAGGCCGGAAGCCATAGAAAAGGCGCTGGCCCTTTCAGAAACAGAAGCGCCCGTGACGCTGAAGGATTCCAGCGGAAACGGCGGGGAAATGCCGGGCTATGCCTACCTTTTCCGTTTCCTCCCCTACCTGTATATTTCGGTTCTCTGCTATTGTGTCAGCTATATACTGACAGCTTTCAACAACCGTGAAATACACCGCAGGATGATGGCCTCCGCCATCTCCCCGGCCAGCCAGAACTTTCAGGGGATCATGGCCTTCCTGTTCCTCTTCATGGTCTTCTGGGGTATCAGCATGCTTCTTCCGCTCATCGCAGGCTACCGCTCCTTCTATACCGGAGGCCACATACTCCTCTACCTGGCCAATTCGCTGCTCATGCTGGCCGTAGCAGCCTCCATCGCCTTCCTGGTGGGTCATCTGATCCGTGGAGACAACGCAATCAACGGAATCACCAACATCCTTTCCCTGGGAATGTCTTTTCTCTGCGGCGTCTTCGTCCCACTGGAATTCCTGAGCGACGGTGTAAAAAAAGTTTCGCAATTCCTGCCCGTCTACTGGTACGAAACCACCAACGACCTGCTGGGCAGCCACAATACCCTGTCAGCAGAAATGCAAAACACCGTATTTCAGGGCTTCCTGATCCAAGCGGCATTCGCACTGGCATGCTTCTGCCTCACACTGGCGGTAGGAAAACTAAAGGCTCAGGAAAATTAA
- a CDS encoding heavy metal translocating P-type ATPase → MEQYTVTGMTCAACSARVEKAVSKVPGVTGCSVSLLTNSMGVEGTASPDQIITAVEEAGYGAAQKGGRGKSGGSTAAASGTAFEYEEMLKDRATPVLKKRLIASVCLLIPLMYVSMGHMMWGWPVPAVLEGNHVAMGLIQLLFTSAIMVINQKFFISGFKSLIHRAPNMDTLVALGAGASFGYSLYALFAMTDAQLKGNAHAVMEYMHEFYFESAAMILTLITVGKMLEAYSKGRTTDALKSLMKLAPKTATVLRNGQEVEVGIEQVRTGDRFVVKPGENIPVDGVVVEGSSAVNESALTGESIPVDKEPGDAVSAATLNQSGYLQCEATRVGEDTTLSQIIQMVSDAAATKAPIAKVADKVSGIFVPAVIIIALVTIGIWLLAGETIGFALARGISVLVISCPCALGLATPVAIMVGNGMGAKHGIMFKTAVSLEEAGKVQVVALDKTGTITSGEPKVTDLFPAEGIGEEDLLYAALALEQKSEHPLAKAILVLAEEREMKKQEISDFQAVPGNGLTGTWKEQQLAGGNLAFIRGKAEIPDAAEQKAAEFAETGKTPLFFSRDGEFIGIIAVADVIKEDSPKAVKELQNMGIHVVMLTGDNERTARAIGAQAGVDEVIAGVLPDGKEAVIRSLKKKGKVAMVGDGINDAPALTRADIGIAIGAGTDIAIDAADVVLMKSRLSDVPAAIRLSRATLRNIHENLFWAFFYNVIGIPLAAGVWIPIFGWKLNPMFGAAAMSLSSFCVVSNALRLNLFSMYSARKDKKIKIKKKKEKQTMEKTMEIKGMMCGHCEARVKKCLEALPEVNEAAVSHEEGTAVVKLNAEVADELLKKVVEDQDYEVTAIH, encoded by the coding sequence ATGGAACAATATACAGTTACTGGTATGACTTGTGCGGCCTGCAGCGCCAGAGTGGAGAAGGCAGTTTCAAAAGTTCCCGGCGTGACCGGCTGTTCTGTCAGCCTGCTGACCAATTCGATGGGTGTGGAAGGAACGGCGTCTCCGGACCAGATAATCACGGCTGTAGAAGAAGCGGGATACGGCGCGGCGCAGAAGGGCGGCAGGGGGAAGAGTGGAGGTTCCACTGCTGCAGCCTCCGGAACGGCGTTTGAATATGAAGAGATGCTGAAGGACCGGGCTACGCCGGTTTTAAAGAAACGTCTGATTGCATCCGTGTGTCTTCTGATCCCGCTGATGTATGTATCCATGGGCCATATGATGTGGGGCTGGCCGGTGCCTGCGGTACTGGAAGGCAACCATGTGGCGATGGGGCTGATACAGCTGCTGTTTACTTCTGCAATCATGGTAATAAACCAGAAGTTTTTTATCAGTGGCTTTAAGAGCCTGATTCACAGGGCGCCCAATATGGATACCTTAGTTGCTCTGGGGGCAGGGGCTTCCTTTGGCTACAGCCTCTATGCTCTGTTCGCAATGACAGACGCCCAGCTGAAGGGGAATGCCCATGCAGTGATGGAATATATGCATGAATTTTATTTTGAATCAGCCGCCATGATCCTGACGCTGATTACTGTAGGGAAGATGCTGGAGGCTTATTCCAAAGGGAGGACTACCGATGCGCTCAAAAGCCTGATGAAGCTGGCGCCGAAGACGGCGACGGTGCTGCGGAATGGCCAGGAAGTGGAGGTGGGAATTGAACAGGTAAGGACCGGCGACCGTTTTGTGGTGAAACCGGGAGAGAATATCCCGGTCGATGGGGTCGTTGTAGAAGGCAGCAGCGCTGTCAATGAATCTGCCCTGACCGGGGAAAGTATTCCGGTGGACAAGGAGCCGGGGGACGCAGTATCTGCCGCAACCCTGAACCAGTCGGGCTACCTCCAGTGCGAGGCCACAAGAGTAGGAGAGGACACAACTCTTTCTCAAATCATTCAGATGGTCAGCGACGCCGCAGCTACCAAAGCGCCGATTGCGAAAGTAGCCGATAAAGTATCAGGCATTTTCGTGCCGGCCGTTATAATCATTGCGTTAGTCACGATCGGCATCTGGCTTCTGGCCGGAGAAACCATAGGATTTGCCCTGGCACGCGGCATTTCCGTTCTGGTTATCAGCTGCCCCTGCGCGCTGGGACTGGCTACTCCGGTGGCGATCATGGTGGGCAACGGCATGGGGGCCAAGCACGGCATAATGTTCAAGACGGCCGTATCCCTGGAAGAGGCCGGAAAAGTACAGGTTGTCGCCTTAGATAAGACCGGCACCATTACCAGCGGCGAGCCGAAGGTCACAGACCTGTTTCCGGCAGAGGGCATCGGGGAAGAGGATCTGTTGTACGCAGCGTTAGCGCTGGAGCAGAAGAGCGAACATCCCCTGGCCAAGGCTATCCTGGTTCTGGCAGAGGAACGGGAAATGAAAAAGCAGGAAATCAGTGATTTTCAGGCGGTACCGGGCAACGGCCTGACCGGGACCTGGAAGGAGCAGCAGCTGGCAGGAGGCAATCTGGCATTCATCCGCGGAAAAGCGGAGATCCCGGATGCTGCAGAACAAAAAGCCGCAGAATTTGCCGAGACAGGGAAAACCCCGCTGTTCTTCAGCCGTGACGGTGAATTTATAGGGATTATCGCTGTAGCCGACGTTATCAAGGAAGACAGCCCCAAAGCGGTAAAAGAACTGCAGAACATGGGCATTCATGTAGTCATGCTGACCGGAGACAACGAACGGACCGCCAGAGCGATCGGTGCCCAGGCTGGAGTAGACGAAGTGATTGCCGGCGTCCTGCCAGACGGGAAAGAAGCGGTCATCCGTTCACTGAAAAAGAAAGGGAAAGTAGCCATGGTGGGAGACGGAATCAATGACGCCCCCGCCCTGACACGCGCCGATATAGGAATCGCCATCGGAGCCGGAACCGACATAGCCATCGATGCGGCCGATGTGGTGCTCATGAAAAGCCGCCTCAGCGATGTACCGGCAGCCATACGTTTGAGCCGTGCAACCCTGAGGAATATCCACGAGAACCTGTTCTGGGCGTTCTTCTATAATGTGATCGGAATCCCCCTGGCCGCCGGCGTGTGGATACCGATCTTCGGCTGGAAGCTAAATCCCATGTTCGGAGCCGCGGCCATGAGCCTGTCCAGTTTCTGCGTGGTCAGCAACGCATTAAGGCTAAATCTTTTCTCCATGTATAGTGCCAGAAAAGATAAAAAAATAAAAATTAAAAAGAAAAAGGAGAAACAAACAATGGAAAAAACAATGGAGATCAAAGGAATGATGTGCGGTCACTGCGAGGCAAGAGTAAAAAAATGCCTGGAAGCCCTGCCGGAGGTAAACGAAGCGGCTGTGAGCCATGAGGAAGGAACGGCAGTTGTAAAGCTGAATGCAGAGGTGGCAGATGAACTGCTGAAAAAAGTGGTAGAAGATCAGGATTATGAAGTGACGGCAATTCATTAA
- a CDS encoding metal-sensing transcriptional repressor codes for MADKKKKKNKIDDKAETKVDLKVDNKPDSVSESEVVTGSCECCSKTKERSEKEYKDLQNRLSRIEGQVRGIRGMLEKDAYCTDILVQVAAVNAALNSFNKVLLSNHIRTCVADSIRSGNDEVIDELVTLLQKLMK; via the coding sequence ATGGCTGATAAGAAGAAAAAAAAGAATAAGATAGATGACAAAGCAGAGACTAAAGTAGATTTGAAAGTGGATAATAAACCAGATTCTGTATCGGAATCTGAAGTAGTGACGGGCTCGTGTGAATGCTGCAGTAAAACGAAAGAACGTTCAGAGAAGGAGTACAAAGACCTTCAGAACCGTCTAAGCCGCATTGAGGGGCAGGTGCGAGGCATCCGCGGGATGCTGGAGAAGGATGCTTACTGCACGGATATACTCGTTCAGGTGGCGGCGGTGAACGCGGCTTTGAACAGCTTTAATAAAGTCCTGTTGTCGAATCACATCCGTACCTGTGTGGCGGACAGTATCCGGTCAGGGAATGATGAGGTGATTGATGAGCTGGTAACACTGCTGCAGAAGCTGATGAAGTAA